A part of Neodiprion pinetum isolate iyNeoPine1 chromosome 4, iyNeoPine1.2, whole genome shotgun sequence genomic DNA contains:
- the LOC124218237 gene encoding serine-rich adhesin for platelets isoform X2: protein MSINVTVNGNPVSIRRGRMVLSDLDQIKKNERDRRRKLRLEQVRQQSKEISNRLLERAKNVSKAQLTQLEKDGRSELRQMHDQKIMDLQRKYQEDMEDIGRAHASAALQPDVETLLEAERKKNRLIAAERGREARQRLKDSTQVDDDHTALHERQRQVREMENARASMVANLPKKSCTKNDSDQDSDSSGNENTVRTSPKKKPDKKVNRFQTSVPKVVVQSSDVQVVVSNPKAKRTEPQPGPSRVPMHKAEIESKRSTNKTVTNISDFPRVITGCESDDQKPRKNLPTLNSPSKANKVASYNPQDYKPDSTSSISSTSSSPTTLSDDSSYFSDGAIDQMVSKKTPRHTTSAASSKVQLYDHNTRQRNVYDKPFGVVERININGEPNAEQLARAVTDSENANSCLAENRRRHAQRRGNDAILRERVRRDYENLLHNLDHLSREERKLKASQIHGPPVKDIYVNPMRRQELLAKRQKDMDFAFETIAQDGFTRTEESNLSTPVERVVTIPPINEQNNVENTHGAVWHEPPFLEPLKDSEEDQEKKNEMSRDEQILEMLRKVERQKRLLLKEFGANLSDNIFSASVKPLFTENTSTQTVAPKKKVQPSPVPEIKVVNLSSCDEIDKNKLKKGKKKVSAPPKKIEIAVQTSTLDDRGEALDKSVQVELINGQRSSSSNSTSRENGDELKSYDTLLKEDIAVTKSNSGSSDSTETGIVIDIKKKHIKVTPRKKRSHLRLSRRNSPRVISKPRLVPGGKISTPVKKLSKSTPVSKQGTPRSNISNVQPIKINNKKVKIQLDKGGIKVKINPPPSSQMSRDASTESSKDTLIETSQERTPVPTKHTKTRDSSDTSTSYRSPPPPTPASYRSVRNNSTPILEILESSELAATRSKKRGISPVSSPGTPSPRTINLPTNTPHSRQIHRVLEFFDSTISQSPDNTMVLTFPGRQSTPNEMSNYVLKKLDSSEHLNKSPDICACKNPQCKLTHSNIQDIQNYSSSKNYPKILKKYQDLQSMCTDRIASLTDLIEKVRSEQRGMELSVGGQSDESTMFQVPGPPPMSGDLQSVRQLVNSIEAIHSQLAKTLNESQRIIATEKLSKQPSKMKTSSTQPSVSTETDENSPFQSSVGTGTHSSVNNEVREVPRMGIPRIISSERVNIPLSHFNLPQKPMTSLEVTAAQPISPARRKSPRQKDDVVERLSKEILEQSKALDNLFSETTLDYSNFTSIQSPPLQHVAVASPERQTSPSPKKQGTTSSQKQDCSGSCAESFHSSGSKTEDSDFIPLLAGIPKIQRMTTNIADNHRPRPPVTLIYGPHSIQTGSPGHELSTIVEFDTPDTASKSHKSAKSPSSNKSRKNLSQNCQHTAGKPTSPSAIWSRTPVHASSPLALPSTSKSPTKGSTPSPITQSVKQISIRDSGMSRSPESQDKCEATCPQLDTKSSQKTAEVSGMQSDNTVLRNHSSPESSSSIPDISLELQKRNLIFHAQIPTVEAETPFRPKESRQPVTSVSTQLDKDKITSTSSNSFSGLSGISEITSTPTSDILKYTSSPEEMEAALKKLGLGWAITTLKKTREASALSSSSNSDTTPVNPSRKMISPVMKKDHESKINCLPNLSDVSSISIRDANKSTERALLLKARTSTPNIENSNSSCEKPISSITTSSRASPQDQSDSLTAPNLSLTTKKTTCEKSSNEP, encoded by the exons ATGTCAATAAATGTGACTGTAAACGGAAACCCGGTTAGCATTCGCCGTGGAAGAATGGTTCTGTCGGATTTagatcaaattaaaaaaaacgaacgTGACAGGCGAAGAAAGTTACGGCTGGAACAG GTTAGGCAACAGTCGAAAGAAATATCAAACAGACTTCTGGAACGTGCCAAAAATGTGTCCAAGGCACAGCTCACacagttggaaaaagatggtCGCTCAGAACTCCGACAAATGcacgatcaaaaaatcatGGATCTTCAAAGGAAGTACCAAGAAGATATGGAGGACATAGGCCGTGCACATGCTTCCGCTGCACTTCAGCCAGATGTGGAAACACTATTGGAGgctgaacgaaaaaaaaatagactcATAGCCgcagaaagaggaagagaagcACGACAACGCTTGAAAGATTCAACTCag GTGGATGATGACCATACTGCACTACACGAGAGGCAGCGACAAGTACGAGAGATGGAAAATGCACGAGCTTCTATGGTGGCTAATTTACCGAAAAAATCATGCACCAAAAATGATTCTGATCAAGATTCGGACTCGTCGGGCAATGAAAACACAGTTCGAACAAGtcccaaaaaaaaacctgacaAAAAAGTCAATAGGTTTCAGACATCAGTTCCCAAAGTAGTCGTTCAATCGTCAGATGTTCAG GTTGTTGTGAGCAATCCAAAAGCAAAAAGGACAGAACCACAACCGGGTCCATCTAGAGTACCAATGCATAAGGCGGAAATCGAATCAAAACGCTCAACGAATAAAACAGTCACTAATATATCGGATTTTCCACGTGTGATAACTGGTTGCGAGTCTGATGATCAGAAACctagaaaaaatttaccaacttTAAATTCCCCTTCCAAAGCTAATAAAGTGGCAAG CTACAACCCTCAAGACTATAAACCGGATTCCACCAGTTCTATTAGCAGTACTAGCAGCAGTCCGACCACACTGAGTGATGATTCCTCATACTTTTCTGATGGTGCCATAGACCAAATGGTGTCTAAAAAAACACCGAGACATACGACATCAGCAGCTTCTAGCAAAGTCCAACTCTATGATCATAATACAAGGCAGAGAAATGTTTATGATAAACCGTTCGGTGTTGTTGAAAGAATAAACATAAATGGCGAG CCAAATGCGGAACAGTTGGCACGTGCGGTCACTGATTCAGAGAATGCTAATAGTTGTTTAGCTGAAAATCGACGACGCCATGCTCAGCGTCGTGGGAACGATGCAATATTGCGCGAGAGAGTACGCCGggattatgaaaatttactgCACAATCTAGATCACCTATCACGCGAGGAACGCAAACTTAAGGCCAGCCAAATTCATGGTCCTCCG GTTAAAGATATCTATGTGAATCCAATGCGACGTCAAGAGCTCCTTGCCAAACGTCAAAAAGATATGGATTTCGCGTTTGAAACAATTGCTCAGGATGGTTTTACACGGACAGAGGAAAGCAACCTTTCAACCCCTGTCGAGCGAGTAGTGACAATTCCACCTATTAATGAACAGAATAATGTGGAAAACACTCACGGTGCTGTGTGGCACGAACCTCCATTCCTTGAACCTTTGAAAGATTCTGAAGAAGATCAGGAGAAAAAGAACGAGATGTCTCGTGACgaacaaattttggaaatgcTTCGCAAAGTGGAGCGACAAAAGAGGCTCCTATTGAAAGAATTTGGAGCCAATTTATCTGACAATATTTTTAGCGCCAGTGTAAAACCGTTGTTCACCGAAAATACATCGACGCAAACGGTTGCACCTAAGAAAAAGGTACAACCGTCTCCGGTTCCTGAAATTAAAGTAGTTAATTTGTCAAGTTGcgatgaaattgataaaaataaattgaaaaaaggaaaaaagaaagtatcAGCACCTCccaagaaaattgaaatagcAGTGCAAACGTCAACGTTAGATGATAGAGGTGAAGCACTGGATAAAAGTGTGCAAGTTGAATTGATTAATGGTCAGCGCAGTAGCAGCAGCAACTCAACTAGTCGAGAAAATGGAGATGAGCTAAAATCTTACGATACTTTACTCAAGGAAGATATTGCTGTAACCAAAAGTAACAGCGGATCTTCGGATTCAACAGAAACTGGAATTGTCATTGATATCAAGAAAAAGCATATCAAAGTAACGCCCAGGAAAAAGAGAAGCCATTTAAGACTCTCGCGGCGAAATTCACCGAGAGTAATTTCTAAGCCTCGCTTAGTGCCTGGGGGTAAAATTTCGACTCCTGTAAAGAAACTATCCAAGTCTACCCCAGTGTCAAAACAAGGCACTCCAAGGTCCAACATTTCTAATGTACAGCCAATCAAGATTAAcaacaaaaaagtaaaaatacaGTTGGATAAAGGtggaataaaagtgaaaatcaaTCCGCCACCTAGTAGTCAGATGTCTAGGGATGCGAGTACTGAAAGTTCCAAAGATACTTTAATAGAAACGTCACAAGAGAGAACTCCTGTACCGACGAAACACACGAAAACGAGAGATTCTTCGGACACTTCAACTTCGTATAGGAGCCCACCACCGCCAACCCCTGCGTCGTATCGCAGTGTTAGAAATAATAGTACTCcaattttagaaatattaGAAAGCTCGGAACTCGCGGCGACGAGATCGAAAAAAAGGGGGATAAGCCCAGTCTCATCACCAGGAACTCCGTCACCAAGAACAATTAATTTACCAACAAACACACCTCATTCAAGGCAAATTCACAGAGTGCTTGAATTCTTTGATTCAACAATTTCTCAATCACCGGATAATACCATGGTACTCACATTCCCAGGTCGGCAGTCAACTCCCAATGAGATGTCCAATTatgtgttgaaaaaactgGATTCTTCAgaacatttaaataaatcgcCAGATATTTGTGCGTGTAAAAATCCACAGTGTAAATTAACGCATTCCAACATTCAGGATATTCAGAATTACAGCTCATCAAAGAATTAtccgaaaatattgaaaaagtaTCAGGACCTTCAGAGTATGTGCACAGACAGAATTGCGTCATTAACTGATCTGATTGAAAAAGTTCGCAGTGAACAAAGAGGCATGGAGCTTTCCGTCGGGGGACAGAGCGACGAATCCACAATGTTCCAAGTTCCAGGACCACCGCCAATGTCGGGTGATTTACAAAGCGTTCGTCAACTAGTAAATAGCATAGAAGCTATCCACAGTCAATTGGCGAAGACACTTAATGAATCACAGCGAATAATTGCCActgaaaaactttcaaaacaGCCATCAAAGATGAAAACTTCATCTACTCAGCCTAGCGTATCTACAGAAACTGATGAAAATTCTCCATTTCAAAGCAGTGTAGGAACAGGAACACATTCTTCAGTGAATAATGAAGTGCGCGAAGTACCTAGGATGGGAATTCCCAGAATCATCAGCTCTGAGCGTGTGAATATACCTTTGTCACATTTCAATTTACCACAAAAGCCAATGACAAGCCTTGAGGTGACAGCTGCTCAGCCTATTTCACCAGCTCGAAGGAAATCGCCTCGACAAAAAGATGATGTTGTTGAACGATTGTCGAAGGAAATATTGGAACAAAGTAAAGCTTTAGATAATCTTTTTTCCGAAACTACACTGGACTATAGCAACTTTACAAGCATTCAATCTCCACCTTTGCAACATGTGGCTGTAGCGTCTCCTGAGAGACAAACATCACCATCTCCAAAAAAACAAGGAACTACTTCTTCACAAAAACAAGATTGTTCAGGATCTTGTGCTGAGTCATTCCATAGCTCCGGCAGCAAAACAGAG GATTCGGACTTTATTCCACTGCTAGCAGGAATTCCTAAGATTCAAAGAATGACTACAAACATCGCTGATAATCATCGACCAAGGCCGCCAGTCACTTTAATATATGGACCACACAG catTCAAACAGGATCCCCGGGTCACGAATTATCAACCATAGTAGAATTTGACACACCAGATACAGCAAGCAAAAGTCACAAAAGTGCAAAAAGCCCTAGTAGTAACAAGAGTCGAAAGAACCTGTCTCAAAATTGTCAACATACTGCAGGAAAGCCGACGAGTCCTTCAGCGATTTGGAGCCGGACTCCAGTCCACGCGTCATCACCCTTGGCTTTGCCCTCGACCTCTAAATCTCCTACAAAAGGTTCAACGCCATCTCCGATAACACAAAGCGTAAAACAAATATCAATCCGTGATTCAGGTATGTCGCGATCCCCTGAATCGCAAGATAAATGCGAAGCTACGTGTCCACAGTTAGATACAAAGTCATCTCAGAAAACTGCTGAAGTCTCTGGAATGCAGAGTGACAACACTGTTTTAAGAAATCATAGTTCCCCAGAATCTTCAAGTTCGATACCCGACATCAGCTTAGAATTGCAGAAGCGCAACTTAATTTTTCACGCTCAAATACCGACAGTGGAAGCAGAAACACCTTTTCGTCCAAAAGAGTCACGGCAACCTGTTACATCAGTATCTACACAGCTGGATAAAGATAAGATAACTTCCACAAGCTCGAATAGTTTTTCTGGACTATCCGGAATTTCTGAAATTACCAGCACACCAACCTCCGATATATTGAAATACACTTCATCGCCGGAAGAGATGGAAGcagcattgaaaaaattaggacTTGGTTGGGCCATAACGACGCTGAAAAAAACCCGGGAGGCGAGCGCACTTAGTTCGTCATCGAATTCCGATACAACCCCTGTAAATCCgtcaagaaaaatgatttcgcCTGTGATGAAAAAAGATCACGAATCTAAAATAAATTGTCTGCCAAACTTGAGCGACGTTTCATCGATTTCTATTAGGGACGCTAACAAAAGTACAGAACGTGCGTTGCTTTTGAAAGCTAGAACGTCTACTCCAAacatcgaaaattcaaatagttCGTGTGAAAAACCTATTTCATCAATTACCACCTCTTCCAGAGCTAGTCCTCAAGACCAGAGCGATAGCTTAACTGCGCCTAACTTGTCACTGACCACTAAGAAAACAACTTGTGAAAAGTCATCAAACGAGCCTTGA
- the LOC124218237 gene encoding serine-rich adhesin for platelets isoform X1 translates to MSINVTVNGNPVSIRRGRMVLSDLDQIKKNERDRRRKLRLEQVRQQSKEISNRLLERAKNVSKAQLTQLEKDGRSELRQMHDQKIMDLQRKYQEDMEDIGRAHASAALQPDVETLLEAERKKNRLIAAERGREARQRLKDSTQVDDDHTALHERQRQVREMENARASMVANLPKKSCTKNDSDQDSDSSGNENTVRTSPKKKPDKKVNRFQTSVPKVVVQSSDVQVVVSNPKAKRTEPQPGPSRVPMHKAEIESKRSTNKTVTNISDFPRVITGCESDDQKPRKNLPTLNSPSKANKVASYNPQDYKPDSTSSISSTSSSPTTLSDDSSYFSDGAIDQMVSKKTPRHTTSAASSKVQLYDHNTRQRNVYDKPFGVVERININGEPNAEQLARAVTDSENANSCLAENRRRHAQRRGNDAILRERVRRDYENLLHNLDHLSREERKLKASQIHGPPVKDIYVNPMRRQELLAKRQKDMDFAFETIAQDGFTRTEESNLSTPVERVVTIPPINEQNNVENTHGAVWHEPPFLEPLKDSEEDQEKKNEMSRDEQILEMLRKVERQKRLLLKEFGANLSDNIFSASVKPLFTENTSTQTVAPKKKVQPSPVPEIKVVNLSSCDEIDKNKLKKGKKKVSAPPKKIEIAVQTSTLDDRGEALDKSVQVELINGQRSSSSNSTSRENGDELKSYDTLLKEDIAVTKSNSGSSDSTETGIVIDIKKKHIKVTPRKKRSHLRLSRRNSPRVISKPRLVPGGKISTPVKKLSKSTPVSKQGTPRSNISNVQPIKINNKKVKIQLDKGGIKVKINPPPSSQMSRDASTESSKDTLIETSQERTPVPTKHTKTRDSSDTSTSYRSPPPPTPASYRSVRNNSTPILEILESSELAATRSKKRGISPVSSPGTPSPRTINLPTNTPHSRQIHRVLEFFDSTISQSPDNTMVLTFPGRQSTPNEMSNYVLKKLDSSEHLNKSPDICACKNPQCKLTHSNIQDIQNYSSSKNYPKILKKYQDLQSMCTDRIASLTDLIEKVRSEQRGMELSVGGQSDESTMFQVPGPPPMSGDLQSVRQLVNSIEAIHSQLAKTLNESQRIIATEKLSKQPSKMKTSSTQPSVSTETDENSPFQSSVGTGTHSSVNNEVREVPRMGIPRIISSERVNIPLSHFNLPQKPMTSLEVTAAQPISPARRKSPRQKDDVVERLSKEILEQSKALDNLFSETTLDYSNFTSIQSPPLQHVAVASPERQTSPSPKKQGTTSSQKQDCSGSCAESFHSSGSKTEKDSDFIPLLAGIPKIQRMTTNIADNHRPRPPVTLIYGPHSIQTGSPGHELSTIVEFDTPDTASKSHKSAKSPSSNKSRKNLSQNCQHTAGKPTSPSAIWSRTPVHASSPLALPSTSKSPTKGSTPSPITQSVKQISIRDSGMSRSPESQDKCEATCPQLDTKSSQKTAEVSGMQSDNTVLRNHSSPESSSSIPDISLELQKRNLIFHAQIPTVEAETPFRPKESRQPVTSVSTQLDKDKITSTSSNSFSGLSGISEITSTPTSDILKYTSSPEEMEAALKKLGLGWAITTLKKTREASALSSSSNSDTTPVNPSRKMISPVMKKDHESKINCLPNLSDVSSISIRDANKSTERALLLKARTSTPNIENSNSSCEKPISSITTSSRASPQDQSDSLTAPNLSLTTKKTTCEKSSNEP, encoded by the exons ATGTCAATAAATGTGACTGTAAACGGAAACCCGGTTAGCATTCGCCGTGGAAGAATGGTTCTGTCGGATTTagatcaaattaaaaaaaacgaacgTGACAGGCGAAGAAAGTTACGGCTGGAACAG GTTAGGCAACAGTCGAAAGAAATATCAAACAGACTTCTGGAACGTGCCAAAAATGTGTCCAAGGCACAGCTCACacagttggaaaaagatggtCGCTCAGAACTCCGACAAATGcacgatcaaaaaatcatGGATCTTCAAAGGAAGTACCAAGAAGATATGGAGGACATAGGCCGTGCACATGCTTCCGCTGCACTTCAGCCAGATGTGGAAACACTATTGGAGgctgaacgaaaaaaaaatagactcATAGCCgcagaaagaggaagagaagcACGACAACGCTTGAAAGATTCAACTCag GTGGATGATGACCATACTGCACTACACGAGAGGCAGCGACAAGTACGAGAGATGGAAAATGCACGAGCTTCTATGGTGGCTAATTTACCGAAAAAATCATGCACCAAAAATGATTCTGATCAAGATTCGGACTCGTCGGGCAATGAAAACACAGTTCGAACAAGtcccaaaaaaaaacctgacaAAAAAGTCAATAGGTTTCAGACATCAGTTCCCAAAGTAGTCGTTCAATCGTCAGATGTTCAG GTTGTTGTGAGCAATCCAAAAGCAAAAAGGACAGAACCACAACCGGGTCCATCTAGAGTACCAATGCATAAGGCGGAAATCGAATCAAAACGCTCAACGAATAAAACAGTCACTAATATATCGGATTTTCCACGTGTGATAACTGGTTGCGAGTCTGATGATCAGAAACctagaaaaaatttaccaacttTAAATTCCCCTTCCAAAGCTAATAAAGTGGCAAG CTACAACCCTCAAGACTATAAACCGGATTCCACCAGTTCTATTAGCAGTACTAGCAGCAGTCCGACCACACTGAGTGATGATTCCTCATACTTTTCTGATGGTGCCATAGACCAAATGGTGTCTAAAAAAACACCGAGACATACGACATCAGCAGCTTCTAGCAAAGTCCAACTCTATGATCATAATACAAGGCAGAGAAATGTTTATGATAAACCGTTCGGTGTTGTTGAAAGAATAAACATAAATGGCGAG CCAAATGCGGAACAGTTGGCACGTGCGGTCACTGATTCAGAGAATGCTAATAGTTGTTTAGCTGAAAATCGACGACGCCATGCTCAGCGTCGTGGGAACGATGCAATATTGCGCGAGAGAGTACGCCGggattatgaaaatttactgCACAATCTAGATCACCTATCACGCGAGGAACGCAAACTTAAGGCCAGCCAAATTCATGGTCCTCCG GTTAAAGATATCTATGTGAATCCAATGCGACGTCAAGAGCTCCTTGCCAAACGTCAAAAAGATATGGATTTCGCGTTTGAAACAATTGCTCAGGATGGTTTTACACGGACAGAGGAAAGCAACCTTTCAACCCCTGTCGAGCGAGTAGTGACAATTCCACCTATTAATGAACAGAATAATGTGGAAAACACTCACGGTGCTGTGTGGCACGAACCTCCATTCCTTGAACCTTTGAAAGATTCTGAAGAAGATCAGGAGAAAAAGAACGAGATGTCTCGTGACgaacaaattttggaaatgcTTCGCAAAGTGGAGCGACAAAAGAGGCTCCTATTGAAAGAATTTGGAGCCAATTTATCTGACAATATTTTTAGCGCCAGTGTAAAACCGTTGTTCACCGAAAATACATCGACGCAAACGGTTGCACCTAAGAAAAAGGTACAACCGTCTCCGGTTCCTGAAATTAAAGTAGTTAATTTGTCAAGTTGcgatgaaattgataaaaataaattgaaaaaaggaaaaaagaaagtatcAGCACCTCccaagaaaattgaaatagcAGTGCAAACGTCAACGTTAGATGATAGAGGTGAAGCACTGGATAAAAGTGTGCAAGTTGAATTGATTAATGGTCAGCGCAGTAGCAGCAGCAACTCAACTAGTCGAGAAAATGGAGATGAGCTAAAATCTTACGATACTTTACTCAAGGAAGATATTGCTGTAACCAAAAGTAACAGCGGATCTTCGGATTCAACAGAAACTGGAATTGTCATTGATATCAAGAAAAAGCATATCAAAGTAACGCCCAGGAAAAAGAGAAGCCATTTAAGACTCTCGCGGCGAAATTCACCGAGAGTAATTTCTAAGCCTCGCTTAGTGCCTGGGGGTAAAATTTCGACTCCTGTAAAGAAACTATCCAAGTCTACCCCAGTGTCAAAACAAGGCACTCCAAGGTCCAACATTTCTAATGTACAGCCAATCAAGATTAAcaacaaaaaagtaaaaatacaGTTGGATAAAGGtggaataaaagtgaaaatcaaTCCGCCACCTAGTAGTCAGATGTCTAGGGATGCGAGTACTGAAAGTTCCAAAGATACTTTAATAGAAACGTCACAAGAGAGAACTCCTGTACCGACGAAACACACGAAAACGAGAGATTCTTCGGACACTTCAACTTCGTATAGGAGCCCACCACCGCCAACCCCTGCGTCGTATCGCAGTGTTAGAAATAATAGTACTCcaattttagaaatattaGAAAGCTCGGAACTCGCGGCGACGAGATCGAAAAAAAGGGGGATAAGCCCAGTCTCATCACCAGGAACTCCGTCACCAAGAACAATTAATTTACCAACAAACACACCTCATTCAAGGCAAATTCACAGAGTGCTTGAATTCTTTGATTCAACAATTTCTCAATCACCGGATAATACCATGGTACTCACATTCCCAGGTCGGCAGTCAACTCCCAATGAGATGTCCAATTatgtgttgaaaaaactgGATTCTTCAgaacatttaaataaatcgcCAGATATTTGTGCGTGTAAAAATCCACAGTGTAAATTAACGCATTCCAACATTCAGGATATTCAGAATTACAGCTCATCAAAGAATTAtccgaaaatattgaaaaagtaTCAGGACCTTCAGAGTATGTGCACAGACAGAATTGCGTCATTAACTGATCTGATTGAAAAAGTTCGCAGTGAACAAAGAGGCATGGAGCTTTCCGTCGGGGGACAGAGCGACGAATCCACAATGTTCCAAGTTCCAGGACCACCGCCAATGTCGGGTGATTTACAAAGCGTTCGTCAACTAGTAAATAGCATAGAAGCTATCCACAGTCAATTGGCGAAGACACTTAATGAATCACAGCGAATAATTGCCActgaaaaactttcaaaacaGCCATCAAAGATGAAAACTTCATCTACTCAGCCTAGCGTATCTACAGAAACTGATGAAAATTCTCCATTTCAAAGCAGTGTAGGAACAGGAACACATTCTTCAGTGAATAATGAAGTGCGCGAAGTACCTAGGATGGGAATTCCCAGAATCATCAGCTCTGAGCGTGTGAATATACCTTTGTCACATTTCAATTTACCACAAAAGCCAATGACAAGCCTTGAGGTGACAGCTGCTCAGCCTATTTCACCAGCTCGAAGGAAATCGCCTCGACAAAAAGATGATGTTGTTGAACGATTGTCGAAGGAAATATTGGAACAAAGTAAAGCTTTAGATAATCTTTTTTCCGAAACTACACTGGACTATAGCAACTTTACAAGCATTCAATCTCCACCTTTGCAACATGTGGCTGTAGCGTCTCCTGAGAGACAAACATCACCATCTCCAAAAAAACAAGGAACTACTTCTTCACAAAAACAAGATTGTTCAGGATCTTGTGCTGAGTCATTCCATAGCTCCGGCAGCAAAACAGAG AAGGATTCGGACTTTATTCCACTGCTAGCAGGAATTCCTAAGATTCAAAGAATGACTACAAACATCGCTGATAATCATCGACCAAGGCCGCCAGTCACTTTAATATATGGACCACACAG catTCAAACAGGATCCCCGGGTCACGAATTATCAACCATAGTAGAATTTGACACACCAGATACAGCAAGCAAAAGTCACAAAAGTGCAAAAAGCCCTAGTAGTAACAAGAGTCGAAAGAACCTGTCTCAAAATTGTCAACATACTGCAGGAAAGCCGACGAGTCCTTCAGCGATTTGGAGCCGGACTCCAGTCCACGCGTCATCACCCTTGGCTTTGCCCTCGACCTCTAAATCTCCTACAAAAGGTTCAACGCCATCTCCGATAACACAAAGCGTAAAACAAATATCAATCCGTGATTCAGGTATGTCGCGATCCCCTGAATCGCAAGATAAATGCGAAGCTACGTGTCCACAGTTAGATACAAAGTCATCTCAGAAAACTGCTGAAGTCTCTGGAATGCAGAGTGACAACACTGTTTTAAGAAATCATAGTTCCCCAGAATCTTCAAGTTCGATACCCGACATCAGCTTAGAATTGCAGAAGCGCAACTTAATTTTTCACGCTCAAATACCGACAGTGGAAGCAGAAACACCTTTTCGTCCAAAAGAGTCACGGCAACCTGTTACATCAGTATCTACACAGCTGGATAAAGATAAGATAACTTCCACAAGCTCGAATAGTTTTTCTGGACTATCCGGAATTTCTGAAATTACCAGCACACCAACCTCCGATATATTGAAATACACTTCATCGCCGGAAGAGATGGAAGcagcattgaaaaaattaggacTTGGTTGGGCCATAACGACGCTGAAAAAAACCCGGGAGGCGAGCGCACTTAGTTCGTCATCGAATTCCGATACAACCCCTGTAAATCCgtcaagaaaaatgatttcgcCTGTGATGAAAAAAGATCACGAATCTAAAATAAATTGTCTGCCAAACTTGAGCGACGTTTCATCGATTTCTATTAGGGACGCTAACAAAAGTACAGAACGTGCGTTGCTTTTGAAAGCTAGAACGTCTACTCCAAacatcgaaaattcaaatagttCGTGTGAAAAACCTATTTCATCAATTACCACCTCTTCCAGAGCTAGTCCTCAAGACCAGAGCGATAGCTTAACTGCGCCTAACTTGTCACTGACCACTAAGAAAACAACTTGTGAAAAGTCATCAAACGAGCCTTGA
- the LOC124218239 gene encoding uncharacterized protein yields the protein MVQELNVLQCYSCKMFQVHIVKKAKKWQCKICNEMQSIQHVYYKGSGQDCRLQVQHLNLMKNTENRRKFDMSDVSSETEVKEKLMTERPTPHSKWTKYLVETAEKPCETDLTNDNETLIDNDLDDEEQVVSFLFANNKMKTSISTRSQDRNTNFSILRNRTENNENEELLEGSIALSANTYIRNETNGNIELTDHFKPVSLIEQSASGSQNYFGLNETSNIPQTHAKRKFCPQNGIHDEYESRNENKIGLNFRLPQPADMTFKRLKMADDVPFQKGNLRNVVEPPSSKCKEIFEKSVKNNSIIKKDKPLLKERNCSLNANQPQVPKYGIKKKSFFETNSDDFDDILDF from the exons ATGGTACAGGAACTAAACGTTCTGCAATGTTATTCCTGCAAAATGTTTCAG GTTCATATCGTCAAAAAAGCGAAGAAATGGCAATGCAAGATATGCAACGAGATGCAATCTATACAACAT GTTTATTATAAAGGTTCTGGTCAAGACTGTCGTCTTCAAGTTCAACACttaaatttgatgaaaaatactgaaaatcgGAGAAAGTTTGACATGTCGGATGTATCAAGTGAAACGGAAGTTAAGGAAAAACTTATGACAGAAAGACCTACCCCACATAGTAAATGGACTAAATATCTTGTAGAAACTGCAGAAAAACCTTGTGAAACAGATTTAACTAATGATAACGAAACATTAATTGATAACGATTTAGATGATGAAGAACAAGTAGTATCGTTCCTTTTTGctaacaataaaatgaaaacttcaATTTCGACAAGGTCACAAGACCGAAACACAAACTTTTCCATTTTAAGAAATAGAactgaaaataacgaaaacgAAGAATTGCTGGAAGGCAGTATCGCGTTGAGCGCTAATACTTATATACGGAATGAGACTAATGGCAACATAGAATTAACGGATCATTTCAAACCGGTATCATTAATAGAGCAAAGCGCTAGTGGCAGTCAAAATTATTTTGGTCTGAATGAAACCAGTAATATACCGCAAACCCATGCGAAAAGAAAGTTCTGTCCTCAAAATGGCATACATGATGAATATGAGTCTAGGAATGAAAACAAGATTGGGTTGAATTTTCGTTTACCTCAACCTGCAGATATGACTTTTAAGCGGTTGAAAATGGCAGATGATGTTCCATTTCAAAAAGGAAATCTTCGTAATGTAGTGGAACCACCCAGCTCTAAGTGcaaggaaatttttgaaaaatcagttAAAAATAACtcaattattaaaaaagatAAACCACtgttgaaagaaagaaactgcAGTCTTAATGCAAACCAGCCACAAGTTCCTAAATAcgggattaaaaaaaaatcattctttgAGACAAATTCTGATGACTTTGACGATATTCTTGATTTTTAG